GGAATTATTTCTATCCTTTGAGATCCGCCGCATTTagccttgctctctctctctctctctgttcaaaATATTCTACTGGAAGGAGCAGAAACGGAGAAGCTTTGTGTGGTTCTTTCGAGCTTCTGCTTGAAATATTTCTTACATTGTTTGCAGATGAAAAATGTCAGAAACTGATGGATTATGGTGAATGTTCTAATATTTGAGACTTGACTTCATATTTTGGGCACTTGATGTGAGAATCATTCGTGGAAGTGTTCTGATCTGCGTGAAATTTTTAATTACGTTGGACGGTCTCATTCTTTCCATCATGGTTGCCGCAGCCGCCAGCTCAGCATTCTTCCCCATTACCCAGGCATCATCGGGGAAGACATCAATGGTGCTTGGAGGAGCATCAGACAATTTGGATAGTCGAGGAATTAAGTCGAAATTTGCTTCTTCTTCCGGTGGTTTGCAGGTTAAGACAAATGCCCATGCTCCTCATAAGATCAATGGTACCCCGGTAAGTCTGGCGACATGTACAGAAGTTTTGAGGAAGGAAGATGAGACATCGTCGCCTCCTCTAAGGACTTTTATTAATCAATTGCCTGAAGATGCAGGTTGgtcggagatggagatggagaaggagaagatatgACACTTGGAGAAGGTGAAACACTTTAGTCCTTCATCCCACTTGATTTTGgggttaaaattgtcttttcaatgtacaagggtaaaatagtccttttacaccaataactaatagcagactaacaccgttagtgtagagggggtgatctgagtattttcaaatatgagggggTGATCTAAGTATCGGctcattttcagggggtgtttcataaattttttaataatatatataaaaatataattactaaatatgataagagTTTTATATAATTACCAAATATGATTCGAGTTTTAGGTAGGATACGCAATCATAATTATCAAAACTTCCCATTTTCATATCAAAATTGAGCTTACTTACATTCCCTGCACTTTATTTGCCACTAATGGAGCTATGGAATTCACAATGTAAAGTAAAGGGGCGCATGTTCTCTGTCAGGGAGCTCATCtaggcgcaggctgcaccctgACACATTTAGTGGGAAATGGGTGGGGTTTGGGAAATAGGGgccggtcatttcacccactccccatgtgtctaggcgcaccCTGTAACCCCAGTGCAAAGAACTTTATCTCGTAAAGTTAATTGTATCTATGAGTGGCTTTGTGCAAGTATCATATTAGTACTACGTCAGCCATACATGCGTGTCCATCCATTATTCCATAAAGAAATGATCATATCATCTACAAGACTCAATTGAAATGTTTTCGTCTTCCCTAATGCTGTGAGTCATATCAATTTCCTTTATAGAGATTAAATATCTTGAGTATATCTATCTAACCCACAAGTAAGATGAAGAACAACAAAAATTTTGTGGCAACTACGTAATACatggagagagaggaaaattgatttgaaagaagaaaaaaaatgagacactATCCTTAAGCCTCCAAAAATCAATCTTAATTGAAGAAAATGATTGCTACAATAAATGAAAGTATTGTTGCAAAAGCTAGTGAAACTTTAGATTATCTTTATTGATGATTCATTAGTTAACTATGTTGTAGCTGATTATATGTCCTCAACAGCTACACTTGAGATATATAAAGAAGGGTGTAGACAttaaattttgtcaccccccccagtgatgatgacaacaggacacggatagacatcggtatctcttcAAGAAGGagtcttgtccctacatctaagcCAAATCACCCGAACATCCCTAAAataacttataagacccttttaccaaatgctgaaggagttACTGCTCGCCTTCCCCAGCCACGGCGGTCTTCGATGGAAAATTTTATGAAGAGTCAAAAGGGAAGATAAAACTCAAAGAAAGAAGCCTAATAGGACCAGACAAACCTAAACCAACCAAAGAAGCccatttaaggcccaaaaaGTAGGAGGAATGGCCCAAACTGTCCACGACGCCGTGGTCAGTCCCCCACGGCATTGTGGAGGCCTCCCCTGGCAGCATGGCAAAAAACCACGTCACCGTGGGGGGCTGTGAAGTGAGCCTGCTGACGTCATCCACAGCGCTATGGATAggtcctccacggtgccgttGAGGTCCTCCACGACACCGTGGAGGGCTTATCCGGTGCCGTGAGAAGTGGGgtaccccctataaataggagggtccccctcccctcatttcatggaTTCCAAGCCTAAGGAGACCCTCCCAGTTCAGTTTTTGCCCTCTTTTAAGCCTTTGTAAGTGAGTTTTGAGCAATATTTcgagttgtgggtagatccatcgattacccgCTTGAGTGAAGAGCGCTCACCTCCTAGTCAAGATGTTATTCCGTTTGCATACGGATAACAAAAGCCTCCTTTTAtagccattattctgtctgtatacagataacgagaatcccttATACAGCCGTTGCTCTGTccgaagtctgagtaacgaaacccatctcatgtagtccttactctgtccgacaagagagaggcaagccgatcgtccgtctccacctgagctgtgGGACATTGCATATTTCGTATTTGgtacattttcatttatttattgtatttcttgacaggtatttgtctctttccttcttattatttttggcataatgtagaccattaaagtaacttgctttagtgtacatagtaaatgatttttttctttctttgtcatgtttaGTACATCAAAATCTAGCTTTGCATGTTAATATATGATGTATTATTAAGGGAGACTATtaaaaaacaagcatctagtagaaagaccggtttattcggacgaggtgggtgcctaatacctttccactctcgtaacctgactacttacacTGAATCTCTggccagaccatatggaatcatgtagctcTTTCCGCTGATCCCAGATGGGgttacacccattgggtcctaggccctaatcctaggcgGTGACTCAATTTCTTTATGaagtatgatcccaatccccatgatgatatgtcgGAACGATATGCCATTACTCATCGAAACCAATCCTtatcgccataaggctgaggaaccctcgtcccgaggaccgtGGTACTTACAAAGGAAGATGTTAACTTTCACCAAACTAGATGAACAATGTGGAGTTCACcacttgccatgtggcaaacaATGGTGGGACAATGTTATAGAGGATCTTatacctaagggtgtcaaacgttGGCCTGTGCCGGTAGGCTGGACTTGAATCGAACGgttgaagcccgagattggctCAATCTATTACTGAACGTGTTGGGATTAAGCTTCAATTGATTAATAATCAGATGTTTCCAATGCAAGGTAGTGGCCCAACGGTAGCCCGACCAAGACTCACTAAATATTGTGACCCGACTGATAATCATCAATTTATATATTTGTGTTTGTAACCTTTCTCCATGGGTGCGGGAAGAGTCATTGCAACCATAGTTTTCTCTTAGTGTTCATTTCTCTATTTAAAATTGGGACGAAGAGAGATCATacttaagatttatggaatatTTTGTTAAGAGATGTATCTAAAAGAGGGGAGAATATTTAGAGAAGATTGAGATTCAATCATTTTGTTAACTCCATAAGGGCATAAAATTAGATTTAAAAACTTCACAAAGCTATTAATCACCTTATTTTAGTTCTCTACTATTTTATTGTTCCTAATATTTATACTTAAGTCAACCTAATTTCTTATTTTAACTCAATTCAATAAATCTTATCCAAAATATTctaatttgattattaaattttactttactatataatcaattttttaaaatttaaaagtaaaataacacatataaaaatataattactaaatatgataagaattttatataattactaaatatgataaaagTTTTAGGTAGGATACGCAATCAGAATTACAAAACTTTCCGTTTTcatttcaaaattgattttatttATGCTCTACACTTTACTTGCCACTAAGGGAGCTGATGGACTTCACAATGTAAAGTAAAGCGGCACACGttctttgtctgggagtgtaTCTAGGCATAGGTTGTGCCTAGACAGATGGGGCGGGACATGGGTGGGGTTTGGGTCATCAGGGGCAGGCCATTCATTTCACCCActctccatgtgtctgggcgcaccCAGCACCCCTAGTTTAGAGAACTTTATCCCGTAAAATTAATTGTATCTGTGAGTGGCTTTATACAATTATCACGTTAGTATTAATTGCGTAAGCcataccaaaaaataaagggtcATATCATCTGACAAGGCACAATTGAAATGTTACTGTCTTCCCTAAtgttgtgagtcatatcaattTCCTTTATAGAGACTAAATATGTTGAGCATATCTATCAATTTTAACCCCAAAATAAGATAAAGAATAACTAAAATTTTGTGGCTACTACGAAATATATGGAGCGAGAGGAAAAttgttttgaaataaaaaaaaatgagacattATCCATAAGCCTCCAAAAATCAATCTTAATTGAAGAAAATGATTACTACTGTAACTGAAAACATAGTTGCAAAAGCTAGTGAAACTTTAGATTATCTCTATTGATGATTCATTAGTTAACTATGTTGTAGCTGATTATATGTCCTCAACTACTATACTTGGGATgtataaagaagagaaatgttAATTTTCACCAAAGTAGGTGAACATTGTGGAGTTCACcacttgccatgtggcaaacaATGGTGGATATGGGTGGGACAATGTTATGGAGGATCTtacacctaggggtgtcaaatgttGGCCTGCACCGTAGGCCAGACCTAAATCGAACAGTTGAAGCCTGAGACTGGCTCGATCTATTATTGAAAGTGTTGGGCTTAAGCACAAATTGATATCCAGTGCGAGATGGTGTCCTAACGGTAGCCCGACCGAGACCTATTGAATATTGTGATCGACTGATAATCATCAATTTATAGTTCGATTAGCCCATTTAAATCCATTTCACTCGATCATAGCCTATTATGGCCATTTAAGGACCGTTTGTAGCCCGATTAAAAGGCCTGATTATCTTGAGTCTAATTATGTACCGGTAACCAACCAATCAAATAGAAATGTGTCCGTACCCTAACCAATAAGGTACGCACGAAAACAATGTGAGGCCTTAAATTTGTGGGAAGTGATTAGGTttgaccggttgacaccccttaCATACTGCACCTATGTCACTATTGAATTTTTTCAGTCCAATAAAGTGGGTAAAATCACGGTTTGGAGTTATAAAAATTTACAAGAATGCCATGACACCTCTAATGCATAATAATGGAGCTTAGTCGGTTGTTTGTAATGTTTTTCGATTTCAGAGACACTTCTAATAAGTTCATTGAATACACCCCCATTCCCACCAACAAAAAGAATACACTCCCATTGGAGCAGATCATTTTGGATTAAGCTACCTTTTTTCGTCTGACCTGACCAATCTACGTGATTGACGGCTGCTACTAAATCAGCAGTCAACCCTatgtagacattgaatttttatcctatgcagttaCTGTATTGTATAATATAATACTGTATCATATAATGATTGTAAaggccatgtgcatcatgtAAGACTCATTGTACCACAAGGTCTCTGTTATACCGCACGATGTAGTACTGCTCTTTCATAAGAATCCCACAGGTATTTACTACCGTTCGTCTGTGTAGCATAAAATGCCATGCTGTCAGGCTGTCACGCTCCCACTCCAGCGCGTACCAGCCTCGACCGGAGGGACGTGACGTTCTGCACTCTCTCTCCATTCACGAACGAATGTTCCAGGAAGGAAGCAAGAACTGATCAGGTCTGAGTGGTGACATTCGTGTAAGTCGTTCACGTGTGAAACTTacaaaaaggaaataaaggagTGAGACGTCACCATCTCTCCTCTTAGCGTTTTGCCTAATAAAACATAAAGTCAAAGTCGATTTCCTTCTTAAGAAGGATAACCGAGACAGAAacctttgttttttggtaataacCGAGACAGAAACTTAAGAAACCTTGAAAGCTAGAGTCAGATCAGGTAATCTCATCTCAAATCTCATATAAATcccaaatataaataaatatataaatatcccaatatataaaaaataaataatctcCCATTCCATGCCTGTATCTGCTGGGGGAAGattttcaaattctttttttttttttttggtaaagaggaagattttcaaattcaaatcatcAATCCGCAGAAGTCGCGAATGGCACCGCTAAAGGTCAACGCTAGGCGACGCAATTACAACCAGAGAACCACGTCATCGTCCTTTAAACCCCCCTTCTTCCAGAAACCCTAGATAGTCAGCTCAACCATCCTCAcgccttctctctttcttcttctgcgtctcctcttcttcttcttctttttcttctgtttctgcatctccttttctttttcttcttcttttgcttcatcTTCTCTTATTCAGAGATGATCGAAGCAATGGAGGAGCGAGAACTGCCGATTGAGCTTAGGGCAGTGCAGtctctagggttagggttcgaTTTGACCAACGATTTCAGAGTGAAGTTCGCTAAGGGGAATCCAGGTGAACGGTTGGTGGTCATCAATGAGGCGAACACGAGAGACATTGTGATTCCTGGTGGGAAGACGATTGAGAATGTGTCCAATGATATCAGGTGTGATAAAGGGGATACTGTTCGCTTCCAATCTGATGTGCTCGAGTTCAATCAGGTCAACTTCTTTGCCCCATCccccttctgtttttttttttttcttttttcctgattttgtttatttgattggattttgggtttatctgTATTATACCGATGAGGTTGAGCTAGGTCCGTTGTTCAAAATTTGTCTTTTGTATTATAAGAATTCGTTTACGGCAATGGGTGTTTGCTTGGATTAAGTCTTAAGCAAGAGGAAATAAATGCTTAATTGGACTTCGATGGTATTCTATGTCAGAGGAAGTGAAATTGTAATGGAATTTCGTGTAATTATGCAATTGCAACAAAACCCATTTATGGACTTTTCCAGTAAAGGACTTATCATTTGCAATCAAACAGCAATAGAGCTGAAAACTCATTTCATGTAAACGCAAGAGCAGGGACTTCTCCGACAAACGACTCATGAATTGCAATCAACCAAGAATAATTAACTACTAACTTCTGTGAGTACAGTATAAATCCAATTCTATTTGCATCACCTAAGCTGATCGTAAGGAAATAATTGGTGTGTTTGACGTGGAGAGAATTGAGCCATCACCCATTCAATGAAGTAGCTGGAGGAACAAAAGAACATCAGagtttcctttcttttcaaCACCAATGATAATTCATTGAATTGAGCCATCACCATTTACTTGAAGGTGATAATAGTGTAGGGGAAGACTGCTGTGCAGTAATCACTTTGTCTTCCATCTCTCCTCCTTTGATTGGAAAGTCGGCCAAAGAACTTTATTAGAATTGGATAAGAATATGAGGAAGCTGAAAATTAAGGGGTTGATctccaaagagggaaagaggagAAATGAGTAAGAacggaaaaaagaaaagaagtacaTCAACTCAGAaatttggttggggggggggggggaaggaagtAGTTATAATGGTTGAGTGTCACTGTTTCTTCTCCAGGAGAAGTTACTTGTTCTTTTTCAGTTTCCTCTTAAACTTCATCATGTCTGATACAAGTCTGGATTAATTTACATTTACTAAACCACGTTCATATTGTAATCCAACTTGGAGCTAGAATCCAGGTTTCTGTCTGACCAGTAAAAAAAGGCGTATGCAGTACCCAAGGCTCCTgacactgtggggtctggggagggtcataatgtacgcatccttacccctgcttcgcggagaggctgtttcctgactcgaacccGCTGCCTCTGGGTCACAATGGATTGGATGGTCATCCATATCTTGAGAAGCCATCAGATTGAGGTGAcattgagaaatgaaaaaaatgaggTAGGAGACAAGTTTTCACAAATAATGTAGTAGTGAGCAACAGAAGAACTTGCAGACGTCTTATTcgcttcttatttcttcttcccccccccccccccccctttgggGGTGTGGGAGGAGGAAGGTTGGGACTTGGGCTTTAGAccttgagaaaaaaaaaccattttttttggaaatttgagTGGGAAACTGAACCAAGTGTATTTGGATATTGTTGTCCTAACAGCAATGGAGCAATCATGAGTTCCATTTAATTCCCATTATCTTCATATGACTTGTGCTAGAGACTAGAGAGAGTGTTCAGTTGCAAAAATGGACAATTCTTTGAAAGCACTCAGATCTTATTTTTCGTAGTGATGAAGGACAGCTGGTATCAGGTTGCCATTGTTACCTAGGAGTATTTCACATCTTTTCAACACTGGATTTCCTCTAATTGCTCCTCCACATTTAATTTGAACATTCTGACTGGTCGTTTTGACCTTTAACCTAGCCCTCCTCCTTCATCTATAGGCTTATGCTGTTGATATTCATCCATTGAATGCAAGGTCTTCAGTAGAATAAGATTTCTATTTCCACCTTTTAGATACTGATTAAGTTGTTTGCGCAAATCGATAGCACTGTTTCACTTCGATCCAATATTTCTTGGATCTGTTTACTGATTGGTAACCTCGTGTTAGCATCCTTACAATGATTCCCAACCATCAAGCATTTAATTCTTTGCAAATTCCCCAAACTACAGGACAGGGGACAATCCCAGCATTTTTCTAACTTCATTGGTGTTGTCAGCCTTCTCTGAGCTGATGATCTGGCTGTTGGGATATTTTGAAATTGGAAATACTATGTGCTGAATattgaacaaaagaaaaggagttCCTTCTGAGAAAACTTACTTTTGCCAATGGTCCTTATCTTGTACCCCACTATCTGTGTCAGGAATTCTGACTTGGTAATGTCGTATCTGCAGTAACCATgttgaaaagcttgaatttgCAATTAAAGGTGGGGTTGGATAGTAATCTTAGATTCTTCAAAATCAATTCGAATTCAGTCACTGCTTAGAATCTTCATAGTCAATACAAATGCAGGCACTGGAGTGGTGCCACTAGATTACAATAACTACTGCTGACAGCAATTGGTGTTGGACAGCTCACTTGTGAATCTGTATCTTTTTTTGCTGTATTAGCATGGTTTAGGATACCTCTCACTTTCCATCAAACAAGAGATTTACATCTTATGGTGGGTTGATAGTTGATACTATGGCTCAATTGTTGATGAGATCATGTTTTCTAGTCCGTCTAACTGACCAATTAAAAGGAAAGACCGAAAGAGATTACTACTTTTGCTTAATAAGTAGGAAAACACTGTTTTTTATCATCATGGTTCCTTCAGGGCATATCCTACCTTTTGTGGTGCTACTTATTGTGTGGTTAAAGTGAATAAATTGTTGGATTTTGTTTGCCTTTGAATTTTAGTTGGTGCCAAtagttccttttcttcttcttcttttttttttattttaaattcctTTTTCTATCTGTGAATACTTTCCACATAATGTCTTTTGAGTTGTATACTCGCTGTTGTCTTCTATGTTGTGATCTATTTGGCTCCTTATTGTTCCCCTGCAGATGTCAGAGTTACTCAATCAGAAATCTTCGATACAAGGGAAGGTTCCTTCAGgatattttaattctatttttgaATTAAGTGGAGCCTGGTTGCAGGATGCCACAGACACTAAACACCTCGCTTTTGACGGTTACTTTGTTTCACTGTATTATTTGCACCTAACGGCATCTCCATTACTTCTCCAAGAGAAAGTAAAGAAAGCTGTCCCATCTATCTGGGACCCAGCATCATTAGCAAGGTagttgtctttttttttggttgttgtttTTGAGCATGGGGTATTTCTTGGATGTCAGTTTTGAGATCAAAATATATCTATTGGTGTTTTAACTATTGATTAACTACTTTATTGGAATTATAGGATTTTTCATTACGAACCATGAGGACATTGATGCTAGGACGTATACACTTCCTATACTAGTTAAGGGAAGTAGACTAGTAAAATAAATTCCATCCTAATGATCTCAAGAAACATAGTTTTGGGTTGGTAAAAGTAGTCAGTGAACTAGAGGAGAGTTGGTGTGAATAATAATATTGAAGCTGGGAAAGGGAGAAAATAAATGAAGGCCTAAGGACTTTGCTTACAACTCTAGGTGCTAAATTTTGATTGCTAACCTAAAAGGGTGGAAATCTTGGATGTCCACAAATACTTTCATTTTACAAGACCTATATTAATCCAATTGACACACGTTTAAACCGTATAATCGATTTACTAATTTCTAGGAGAACAtaacaaaaaaattttgtttttaactCTAACATGTGGGTCCAAATGGGCTAATAATATTGAATTTGTTTCTCGCTAGGAAATCCACTTTCAAGAACTGACAAACACAGAAGCTCTCTCTGAGATAGTCCAGATTTGCTAAACTTTAATCCTTGATCTAGAGATCCAATTATCTTCCAGTTTTTTATATTAGTGGAATACTTCATGACCAGATTAGACCCTGATTTTCTTCCAGATTGTTGAAGGCAGCCTCAATTGAGTAGTGGCTGCTTAGAGGTTCCCCACTTGGATCTCTGGGTGCTCCTGAAGCTCTTTTTCATTTCCTTGATTCCTTATTAATAATTTAGTCAAGTTTGATTACCTTCCCCTCTTTGGAACTTGGACTTGCATCAGTAAGATCTAGTTTGCCAATCAAATACTCAGCATAGATACTTTGGGGTCTCTACTGTTAAGGTCCTGTTGTTCTTCTTTActgttaaaagaaaaaagaaaacaaaaaaaaaagatatcttGGAGTCAGCAGGATCATAACCTGTCTTGGTGATTTTGTACTTAAATTCTAATGATACTTGCCTTATCAGGTTCATCCAGACATATGGGACACACATAATTGTAGGAATGGGCGTTGGAGGTCAGGATCTAGTTTGTGTTAGACAAAAGCCCTTTTCATCGGTTCCTCCAGCTGATCTCAAAGGATACTTGGAGGATCTTGGAGATCGCCTGTTTGCAGATGGAAGGAGGCCCTTGCCACTAGGGAAAACCAGAGATGCCAAgcagaaggtttttttttttttttttttcactattcACTTTAATGTTTTGCTTCTCTAGCCAAAGCCTCTGCTCCTCCCCTGGTTTACTTTgacaattttgtttcttttcgtaTAGGTTCCGGAGGTCTTCTACCGTATCTTGCAGTCAAATACCATGCATTTGACCAGCATTTCAGAATCATCAAGCAAGGATGTGAGTCCAGCACCTTGTATCTGCTTTCTGCTCTGGACTCATGTGTTTTCTTCAGGTTTAAACATATTTTGACCTAATCTATACAGGGCCTCACCATCATTTGCTCCAAAAGGGGAGGGAATGCATTTTTGTATAGTCACTGCGACTGGCTACAGACAGTTCCTTCTAACCCTGATGTTATACTCTTCAAGTTTGTGCCTATTACTTCTCTTCTTACTGGGATTCCGGGCAGTGGCTATCTCAGTCATGCAATCAATCTCTATCTTCGCTGTGAGTTCCTAGAAGCCAAATTGGTGGATATTTATGTTGCATTTTTCTGTAGTTTATATTGATTGCTATTGGTACTGCGTAGCTGCCCTGGCAGGGAATTTTTTGGTGCATTCTGTCCATTAGAATATTTAGgatagggaaaaagattgtaTATTATGACTACGATGACATGGATGGAACAGTGGAGTTCCATTATGACAAATTAAATTTATGTTTCTGAATCCTGAATGCCTCTTGTGTGAGTGTGTCCAGTTCACAGCTTTGTCGGGTTGTGGCTTTTGGGAATTCCTTATCCCCCACCTTCCCCCCTACCTTCTGTATGAGTAATGATATTCTGTCATTTGGCTTATTTTAGCTTTGCACCAAATGAATGTGGTCCGAATAAATTGTTCAATTATATTTTGCTTTCTGCTGATAAACGATACCCTGATGCTTGATCAGATAAACCCCCGCCAGAGGATTTACGGTACTTTTTGGAGTTTCAAGTTCCTCTTCAATATGCACCTATGTTTTCTGAGCTGCCTCTTGGCCCTCAAAGAAGAAAGGTTTCCGGTCCTGCCTTGCAGTTTCGAATCATGGGTCCCAAGCTTCGTGTCAGCTCCACCCAGGTATGGCTGCTGCAGTGTCTTTGGTAAATATTGCGATATTCTTTATTTGGTATTTTGTTGTAATTTAATCCCGTCTTTTATCTGTAATATTTAAAGAGTGTTATAGAGTGAACAATGTAGGAGATAGTGTTGGTCCATAGAAATTTTTCTCAAAGAGTGAAGAGAATGGTAAAAGAGAATAGTTATACTAGTCAGTCAAGTGAATTACAGGAATGAATAACTGCTGATTAGAGAAAATACAAGTCCCTAGATTCTAGTATTTTCTGAACCTTTATATTTTGCAGACCTAAATCCGTatattgaagatctcttcaaaatGTTAATCTTCTTTTCTGGGAAATTTCTAGGGGGCCAAGGGTCAGCCATCTAGAGGACCCGGAAGTGGATTGGGCCTAAGAGTTCCCTACAAAAAAA
The sequence above is a segment of the Telopea speciosissima isolate NSW1024214 ecotype Mountain lineage chromosome 7, Tspe_v1, whole genome shotgun sequence genome. Coding sequences within it:
- the LOC122669449 gene encoding MACPF domain-containing protein At4g24290-like, with protein sequence MIEAMEERELPIELRAVQSLGLGFDLTNDFRVKFAKGNPGERLVVINEANTRDIVIPGGKTIENVSNDIRCDKGDTVRFQSDVLEFNQMSELLNQKSSIQGKVPSGYFNSIFELSGAWLQDATDTKHLAFDGYFVSLYYLHLTASPLLLQEKVKKAVPSIWDPASLARFIQTYGTHIIVGMGVGGQDLVCVRQKPFSSVPPADLKGYLEDLGDRLFADGRRPLPLGKTRDAKQKVPEVFYRILQSNTMHLTSISESSSKDGLTIICSKRGGNAFLYSHCDWLQTVPSNPDVILFKFVPITSLLTGIPGSGYLSHAINLYLRYKPPPEDLRYFLEFQVPLQYAPMFSELPLGPQRRKVSGPALQFRIMGPKLRVSSTQVSTDRKPVTGLRLYLEGEKCNRLALHLQHLSSIPNILESLWAVSKTSRPSEWRGSDDYEISSQYLERVQWRRYSNICTLAVEHDPKWLRGENDGVFVVTGGQLVTRGKWPKTVLHLRLLFTYLPYCSIRKTDWATVPAVSQKSNFLANLSTTFLRSEVTGPPKQVPAQLNSGIYPDGPPLPANARKLLRYVETAEVVRGPHDNPGHWLVTAAKLVIEGGKIALQTKFALLNYPS